In Deinococcus multiflagellatus, the genomic window CCGCCCAGCTGGTCCGGGTGGTGCTGGCAACCATGGTCGAAGCCCTTCAGCGTGATCAGCGGGTCATCCTCCTGGGCTTAGGGGTGGGGCGCGTGGCTCCGGGCCGCCCGGTCACCGGTGGGACCCAGCCATACCCTTTGGAAGCCACCACATGACTGGCAGACCTGTGCCCAGGAAACCATCGTGAGTGACCACCCCGGACCCGAGGACACCACGCCCCAAGCCCGCCTGCTGGCCGAGATGTCCGACACGCTGGTGACGATGGAGGAGACGCCAGCAGACGCGCAGGCATGGCCGCGCTTCCAAGGACCTCTGAAGATGCGTAAAAACCCGTTGGTGAGTCGAAGCAGGCAAGGCGGATGCCCACTCAGCAGAAGGACTCAGCCGACGGCGCCAGCCTCCAAGCGGATTAAGGAGTGCTCAAAGGCTTTAGACATCCCCCTGTCATGGACGCTTCTGATTGAGGAAATGCGCTTTGAAGGCCCCAGTCAAACTAATCTGCCTCTGACTACCAGTCAAAACTCGGCATGAGGGCATGCAAGGACCGCCAGGACAAAGGCGGCGGTTGGAGCAAGAGATCTTGCAGGTGATCGAGGCCCAGTTTGAACACAGACATCGGACGGTGACCGTGCTTGCTGCGCGCCAAGGGCTGTCAAGTGCGACGCGGACGCAGCCCCAGATGAAGGCTGCGACCACGCAAGCGAGAAAGGTTGAGACGCGTTTGTCAGCATCACACCCATATGCCCTGGGTTTTCAAGAAGAGAGGAACAAATCGTATTATGATGATTCATGCGGTGAGGTGATTCATGTTTAAATGTAAAGATAAAGGATGCACCCTAATTGCATCTTCAGGCTATTGGGTCTTAAAAGCACAGATAGAATCATTGCAAGCAAAGGGGTATTATTGCACATACTGCCACGGATTTTGGCCAACTCTAAATAGCGATACAATCGACCCTAATATAGGGAAGAATCTAAGAGAATATATTGCTGATGCTGGCCTGAATCCTGACGAGGAGGATTTTAAGGTCGAATTTATTGACGAAGAATACCTCCGTCTTGTCAACAGGTCTAAGTGATCTGGCTACGAATCAAAACTGGGCATGAGGGCATATAAGGCCCGCCAAGACGAAGGCGAGGGGTGGAGGAGGAGATCTTGGAGATGATCGAGACCCAGCCGGAACACGGACACTGCACGGTGTCCGTGTTTCTTGCGTTTCACGGGCTGCTTGCTCGCCAGGAACTGGCCCGTCACACAGGCCCAGATAAAGGCGGTGCAGACACAGGTGAGCAGGGTCGAGACACGTTCCGCCTGCGCCAGGCCGGTGTCCTCCAGATTGAAACCTCTGGTTTTGAGGGCGGAATGCAGATTTTCCGCCTGCCAGCGCTGCGCATACCGCCGGAGATTCACGGAAGCGTGGCCCCCGTACGCGAGGTACAGAACTTCTCCAGCGGCATTCTTGGTGGCACACAGGCGCAAGGACACACCGTAGACCACCATGCGGCGGTGCCAGCGGCGGATTTCGCCCGCCTGGAGCTTTTTGAAGCACGCCCAGACTGGCAACTTGCCGGTCCCGATGGTGGCGGTGGCCGGCAGGCGGATACAGGGTGCAATGCCGTGCCCATCCAAAAAGGTGAACCATGTTTTGCCGATGAACTCCCGGTCCGCCAGCAGGCTTCCGATGCGTCGCTCAGGGCAGCACTGAAGGAATCGGGTCAGGAGCGCTTCGCGCACCTGTTGCGAGCTGCTTCCCCCATGAGGGAGCAGGGTCCACATCAGCGGCAGGCTGAACCCCTCCCAGACCGCAGACAGCAAGAGGATGTTGATGTCCTGTTTTCCCAATTTCCAGTTTGTACGGTCAAGGATCAGGTGCAGCTCGCCCTCTGGGAGGAACGAAAGGGCGAAGCGCGCAAACAGGTGCTCTGGGACGTCAAAGCGGACAAACCGACGTAACCGCTGGTATCGCGTCTCCAACGAGCCAGGGAGCGCCACATGGGTCTTCAAGGTGTACAGCACGACGCTGCGCGCCTGAATCATTGCGATGATCAGGGCCGCCAACACTTCAAGGCGCCGGGCGTCGATAGGAAAAGCAGACCGCAGCGCGGTCTGCAAGGTATCGTGGGGGTGTCGGCTCTGACGTGTCTTCATCGCAGAAACACGCTACTGGAGCCGACTTTTCTCTCGCCTCAGGAGTTTTGACTGGTAGTCAGCCCTGCATGCCCGAGTCGCGAACCTTCACCACACCTGGACCACGGTCCCCGCCACCCTCAGACGAAGCCATCCATCCGCCGCATTGCGCCTCTGGCGAGAGGCGATGCGGCAGGCCGCTTGAGAATCAAGCGGCCTGCTGGGCTCATTCGGCCCCAGTTGCCAGAATCGAGCCAGCTGACCTGACCGGAGCGAACCGCGCAAGATGCGGTGCGTGGCGTTGACCGTGCAGCCAACGCCGCGTCCTCCGCCCTGGACCGCTATCACCCTAGAGATACGCGTTGGCCGGACCAGCACGCCAAGCCAGTTGCAGCGTGAAATTGCAATGTACGGCCGCCAGAATGGTGTGAATTTCATCGCGTGGGCCGTCGAGGTTGATCTGCCGCTTCAGCCGGAAGCAGAACCGGCATCTGCTTCCGGGCGGTTCTGGCCGCACGAGCTGTCGGGCGTGCTGGCGCGGATTCAGGTGAT contains:
- a CDS encoding IS4 family transposase — protein: MKTRQSRHPHDTLQTALRSAFPIDARRLEVLAALIIAMIQARSVVLYTLKTHVALPGSLETRYQRLRRFVRFDVPEHLFARFALSFLPEGELHLILDRTNWKLGKQDINILLLSAVWEGFSLPLMWTLLPHGGSSSQQVREALLTRFLQCCPERRIGSLLADREFIGKTWFTFLDGHGIAPCIRLPATATIGTGKLPVWACFKKLQAGEIRRWHRRMVVYGVSLRLCATKNAAGEVLYLAYGGHASVNLRRYAQRWQAENLHSALKTRGFNLEDTGLAQAERVSTLLTCVCTAFIWACVTGQFLASKQPVKRKKHGHRAVSVFRLGLDHLQDLLLHPSPSSWRALYALMPSFDS